One segment of Thermodesulfobacteriota bacterium DNA contains the following:
- a CDS encoding CBS domain-containing protein: MFVKKYMTPNPLTVRQEEDVKEVFQLLVERGIRQAPVLEDGKLVGIITDRDLRMAVVQSSKESNLVVGDIMTPNPITVTEYTKVEEAARLICRNKFNALPVVSDKGEIVGIITTTDILEGMLEVLASAG, from the coding sequence ATGTTCGTAAAGAAATATATGACTCCTAATCCCCTAACGGTAAGACAAGAGGAAGATGTCAAAGAAGTGTTCCAATTGCTGGTAGAACGTGGAATTCGCCAGGCCCCCGTTCTTGAGGATGGAAAGCTTGTAGGCATAATTACGGATAGAGACCTACGCATGGCTGTGGTGCAATCCTCAAAAGAGTCGAATCTGGTGGTAGGGGATATTATGACGCCCAATCCTATCACCGTAACCGAATATACAAAGGTGGAAGAAGCCGCTCGGTTGATATGCCGGAACAAGTTTAACGCACTTCCGGTCGTTTCCGATAAAGGCGAAATAGTGGGAATTATAACAACCACCGATATTCTGGAGGGCATGCTCGAAGTTCTTGCTTCGGCTGGTTGA